One window of Nostoc sp. C052 genomic DNA carries:
- the rtcA gene encoding RNA 3'-terminal phosphate cyclase, whose product MIEIDGSYGEGGGQVLRTSLSLAAITGEPIRITGIRAGRKKPGLAAQHLTAVRAAARICNAQLQGDALGSTLLEFIPGSAVQAGIYTFDVSKAQQGGSAGAIALVLQTILLPLALASGNSQVTLKGGTHVNFSPTVTYIEQVYLPILQRMGVEAQVKLGAWGWFPQGGGEVELQVDGGGKLGGINLLERGNLQQVRGIAVVTELPSHIPQRMANRAENLLREAHLKVAIQTLRERGVAPGAGIFLTAEYENSLTGFGGFGRLRLSAETVAEIACQQLLEFHYTGAAVDEHLADQLLLPAALASQESHYRVAEVSRHLTTNAAVIEQFGLAQITVDEAERIVSVKSLTR is encoded by the coding sequence ATGATTGAAATTGACGGTTCCTACGGAGAGGGAGGCGGACAAGTTCTTCGCACTTCCTTAAGTCTAGCCGCCATTACTGGCGAACCCATACGAATTACAGGCATTCGCGCTGGACGCAAAAAACCAGGGTTAGCAGCACAACACTTAACAGCGGTTCGGGCTGCGGCGAGAATTTGTAATGCCCAACTACAGGGCGATGCTTTGGGTTCAACGCTGCTAGAATTCATTCCAGGTAGTGCTGTGCAAGCGGGAATTTATACCTTTGATGTTAGTAAAGCACAACAAGGTGGTTCTGCGGGTGCGATCGCTCTGGTTTTACAGACAATTCTCTTACCTTTGGCACTAGCATCTGGTAATTCCCAGGTAACACTCAAGGGCGGAACTCATGTGAACTTTAGCCCCACAGTGACATATATTGAGCAAGTTTATTTGCCCATACTGCAACGTATGGGTGTAGAAGCCCAAGTCAAGTTAGGCGCTTGGGGGTGGTTTCCTCAAGGTGGGGGAGAGGTAGAATTACAGGTGGATGGCGGTGGTAAACTCGGCGGGATCAACTTGTTGGAACGGGGTAATTTACAACAAGTGCGGGGAATAGCAGTGGTGACAGAATTGCCTTCCCATATTCCCCAACGGATGGCGAATCGGGCCGAAAATTTGTTACGCGAAGCCCATTTGAAAGTTGCTATACAGACTTTGCGAGAAAGAGGTGTAGCACCGGGGGCGGGTATTTTTCTCACTGCTGAGTATGAAAACAGCTTGACTGGCTTTGGTGGATTTGGGCGTTTGCGGTTGTCGGCGGAGACAGTTGCAGAGATTGCTTGTCAGCAACTCCTTGAGTTTCATTACACCGGCGCAGCAGTAGATGAACATTTAGCAGATCAGTTATTATTGCCAGCTGCTTTAGCGTCACAGGAAAGTCATTATCGGGTGGCTGAAGTGAGTAGACATTTGACAACAAATGCAGCAGTAATTGAACAATTTGGGCTGGCGCAAATTACGGTAGATGAAGCTGAGAGAATAGTGTCAGTAAAGAGTTTAACTAGATGA
- a CDS encoding MFS transporter produces the protein MKDSAADGDAQRDILSKKLDLKTKLAYGAGDLGPAITANISVFYLLFFFTNIAGIPAGLAGSILMISKIWDGVNDPLVGFLSDKTKSRRWGRRLPWMFYGAIPFGIFFFLQWIVPQFSANHSDNIWPLFWYYVIIGVISQSFYTVVNLPYTAMTPELTQDYDERTSLNSFRFTFSIGGSILSLILMGIVFSQIADPQQQVIVLAAICTVISIVGLYWCVFGVRDRIMAFETKRIQTEEPASLPFLEQLKIVFSNRPFLFVIGIYLFSWLGVQITASIIPYFVVNCMDLKQSDVPTILIAVQGTALLMLFVWGALSKKFGKKVVYFLGMSLWIIAAAGLFFLQPGQIVLMYVMAVMAGFGVSTAYLIPWSMIPDVIELDELQTGQRREGIFYGFMVLLQKFGLAFGLFLVGNALQVAGFQASVAGSPSPIQPASALFAIRVAVGPIPTVCLILGLILTYFYPITREMHAEIMLKLKERQEKRES, from the coding sequence ATGAAAGATTCTGCTGCTGATGGCGATGCCCAACGAGATATTCTCAGTAAAAAACTCGACTTAAAAACAAAGCTGGCTTACGGCGCAGGAGATTTAGGCCCAGCAATCACTGCAAATATCTCCGTCTTTTATCTGCTATTTTTCTTTACCAATATCGCTGGTATCCCTGCGGGTTTAGCTGGCAGCATTTTGATGATTAGCAAAATCTGGGATGGTGTAAACGATCCGCTTGTTGGGTTCCTGAGTGATAAAACGAAATCTCGTCGCTGGGGTCGTCGTCTTCCTTGGATGTTTTATGGAGCAATCCCCTTTGGAATTTTCTTTTTCTTGCAGTGGATTGTACCGCAATTTAGTGCAAATCATAGTGATAATATTTGGCCGTTATTCTGGTATTACGTAATTATTGGGGTGATATCTCAGTCTTTTTACACGGTTGTAAATTTGCCTTATACGGCGATGACTCCAGAACTAACTCAAGATTACGACGAACGCACCAGCCTTAACAGCTTTCGCTTTACATTTTCCATTGGTGGTAGCATTCTGTCATTGATTTTAATGGGAATTGTTTTTTCCCAAATTGCCGATCCTCAACAACAAGTTATCGTTTTAGCAGCAATTTGTACGGTAATTTCGATTGTAGGATTATATTGGTGCGTTTTTGGAGTCCGCGATCGCATCATGGCTTTTGAGACCAAACGCATCCAAACAGAGGAACCTGCATCGCTCCCCTTCTTGGAACAGCTAAAAATTGTCTTCAGCAACCGACCTTTTCTATTTGTTATTGGTATATATCTTTTTTCTTGGCTAGGTGTGCAAATTACAGCCAGTATTATTCCCTATTTTGTAGTAAATTGCATGGATCTCAAACAATCAGATGTGCCTACAATACTGATTGCAGTGCAAGGAACTGCCCTACTAATGCTATTTGTCTGGGGGGCACTGAGTAAAAAATTTGGGAAAAAAGTTGTTTATTTTCTGGGAATGAGTTTATGGATTATAGCCGCCGCCGGACTATTTTTCTTACAACCTGGTCAAATAGTTTTGATGTATGTGATGGCAGTGATGGCAGGTTTTGGCGTATCCACAGCTTATCTAATTCCCTGGTCGATGATTCCAGATGTGATTGAATTAGATGAACTCCAAACCGGACAACGCAGAGAAGGTATTTTTTATGGCTTCATGGTTTTGCTGCAAAAATTTGGTTTAGCTTTCGGGCTGTTTTTGGTGGGAAATGCTTTGCAAGTGGCCGGTTTCCAAGCATCTGTAGCCGGAAGTCCATCGCCCATCCAACCGGCATCGGCACTGTTTGCTATTCGCGTTGCTGTCGGCCCCATACCTACAGTTTGTTTGATTCTGGGCTTGATTTTAACGTATTTTTACCCAATTACCCGCGAGATGCACGCAGAAATCATGCTGAAACTCAAAGAACGGCAAGAGAAAAGGGAGAGTTGA
- a CDS encoding transposase, with protein MKNTCNAGVESKGFCFYKATNGIKRHLAIDTLGFPFFTHCTRANVSDDAGLIEMFTLNIDYFKSKPIDIPKITILLDHGYHPEYLTQELEKIYPQIMTKIQFQLSTKPSKQEKAAQGKCGFVPAIARWVIERSNAWMERCKILVKNFERTLVGATAKINLCFIRLMIKRLTSLS; from the coding sequence GTGAAAAATACTTGCAATGCAGGTGTGGAGTCGAAAGGTTTTTGTTTCTACAAAGCCACCAACGGTATTAAAAGGCATCTGGCTATTGACACCCTTGGGTTTCCCTTCTTTACACACTGCACTCGTGCTAATGTCTCGGATGATGCCGGATTAATTGAAATGTTTACTCTCAACATCGACTACTTCAAGTCAAAACCTATTGATATTCCCAAGATTACCATCCTGCTAGATCACGGGTATCACCCAGAATATTTGACTCAGGAGTTAGAGAAGATTTACCCGCAGATCATGACCAAGATCCAGTTTCAACTTTCTACGAAACCCTCAAAACAAGAGAAAGCGGCACAAGGAAAATGTGGATTTGTTCCGGCAATAGCCAGATGGGTGATCGAGCGCTCCAATGCTTGGATGGAGCGTTGTAAAATTCTGGTTAAGAACTTTGAACGAACCCTGGTTGGTGCTACTGCCAAAATCAACCTCTGCTTTATCAGGCTAATGATTAAAAGGCTTACAAGCCTTTCCTAA
- a CDS encoding phosphoribosyltransferase translates to MPDLYVSWSDYHQKIEQLAIQIYESGWKFNQIICLARGGLRVGDILSRIYQQPLAILATSSYSGPGKQDRSNLIFSRHLTMTAEKLGSHILLVDDLVDSGITLEQTIPWLKQYSDFPIEEIRTAVLWYKGCSVLKPDYYVDYLANNPWIHQPFEYYEQMNPAELAAKAS, encoded by the coding sequence ATGCCAGACCTTTATGTTTCTTGGTCAGATTATCACCAAAAAATTGAACAACTGGCTATTCAGATTTATGAATCCGGTTGGAAATTTAACCAGATTATCTGTCTTGCTAGAGGAGGACTAAGAGTTGGAGATATTCTTTCCCGGATATACCAGCAACCACTGGCAATTTTAGCAACCTCATCTTACAGTGGTCCTGGTAAACAAGATAGAAGTAATTTAATTTTCTCCCGCCACTTAACAATGACTGCTGAAAAGTTAGGTTCGCACATTCTTCTAGTGGATGACTTAGTGGACTCTGGGATAACACTGGAACAGACTATACCTTGGCTCAAGCAATATAGTGATTTCCCCATTGAGGAAATTCGCACCGCCGTACTTTGGTATAAAGGCTGTTCAGTTCTAAAACCCGATTACTATGTCGATTACTTGGCTAACAATCCCTGGATTCACCAACCCTTTGAATACTACGAGCAGATGAACCCAGCAGAACTAGCGGCTAAGGCGAGTTAA
- a CDS encoding 2'-5' RNA ligase family protein: MSRFFIALLPPQDIQDYANQVKQYFADRYASSGALKSPPHITLQPPFEWADANLSLLEASLKEFTSGQQPVGIILRGFSAFVPRVIYINVVRSQELLNLQADLMAYTESNLGIVDKVSKTRPFAPHITVAFRDLTKQNFKAAWPEFEKRQLDFEFTADKLTLLLHDGRRWNVKSEFAFADDGLILSQF; the protein is encoded by the coding sequence ATGAGCCGTTTTTTTATCGCCCTTTTACCACCGCAAGACATTCAAGATTACGCCAACCAGGTTAAACAGTACTTTGCCGATCGCTATGCTAGTAGCGGGGCACTAAAGTCTCCGCCTCATATTACCCTGCAACCGCCCTTTGAATGGGCAGATGCTAACCTGTCACTGCTAGAAGCATCTTTGAAAGAGTTTACTAGTGGACAACAGCCAGTAGGAATTATACTCAGGGGGTTTAGTGCCTTTGTGCCTCGCGTTATATACATAAATGTAGTTAGAAGTCAAGAGCTTTTAAATTTACAAGCTGATTTAATGGCTTATACAGAAAGCAACTTGGGAATTGTTGACAAGGTTTCTAAAACTCGCCCTTTTGCGCCTCATATAACAGTTGCGTTTCGGGATTTAACAAAGCAGAATTTTAAAGCTGCTTGGCCAGAATTTGAAAAGCGTCAGTTGGATTTTGAGTTTACCGCCGACAAATTAACGCTACTACTTCACGACGGTAGGCGCTGGAATGTTAAATCGGAGTTTGCTTTTGCTGATGATGGTTTAATTCTCAGTCAGTTTTAA
- a CDS encoding AAA family ATPase: MTIELDWTIVMEGYQVVEQLYFSSRTIVYRGIRDIDLRPVIIKYLKRDYPSFSELLQFRNQYTITKNLDLPGVVQPYSLETYRNSYALVMQDFGGVSLWEYTKVRPLKLSEFLAIAIHLADILNGLYQHRVIHKDIKPANIVIHPETKQVKLIDFSIASLLPRETQEIKNLQVLEGTLAYLSPEQTGRMNRGIDYRSDFYSLGVTFFELLTGQLPFQSNDPMELIHCHIAKQPEKLTSRKQDRAAGDRREKEIPQMISDIVMKLMAKNAEDRYQSALGLKYDLEICLAQLKETGKIESFPIAQRDVCDRFLIPEKLYGRETEVATLLQAFDRISGGSREIMLVAGFSGIGKTAIVNEVHKPIVRQRGYFIKGKFDQFGRNIPFSAFVLALRDLMAQLLTETDAQLEQWQTKILSALGENGQVIIEVIPELEQIIGKQPPTPELSGSAAQNRFHLLFQKFIQVLTTPEHPLVIFLDDLQWADSASLDLMQLLMSDTETGYLLLIGAYRDNEVSPGHLLMLALSDIGKTGAVINTIALTSLKPSDLNHLIADTFSCPPALAAPLTELVYRKTKGNPFFVTQLLKALYEEGWITFDVEKGYWQVDIAQIQELTLTDDVVEFMAHQIQKLPTSTQCVLKLAACIGNSFDLATLAIVYEKSPDETAVYLWKALQEGLILPTSEIYKFFQNSGNGNESYQLPMDNEQLPNYKFLHDRVQQAAYSLIPEEQKQATHLKIGQLLLKNTTLAQQDEKLFEIVNQFNIGKNLISERSQQTELAQLNLQAGRKARAATAYTAAFEYLCTGIALLAEERWQTQYQLTLALYEGAAEAAYLSGNLEQMPQFAAVILEHASTLLDTVKVYEIKIQAAQAQHQFLEAVQIALEILQCLGISFPQEPNESDIAQACAATNSILAGRQPLDLITLPQMTEPDKIAAIRILTNVSSSAYVVAPSLLPFIILEQVNLSIQYGNISYSANGYAYYGLMLCGVIGDIEPGYQFAQLAYLLLERLNAKEMKARTYVGVQCSVWHWKQPLQNTLAFLREGYQSGLETGDLESATICAFVYVMHSWFVGKELGDLSQESIAFRSQLTHLKQEGLLSHLTIFQQAILNLIGDASEAWQLIGNAFDQEEMLPILQRSGDQTALCYFYVSKLVLGYTFGKFELAVEAAIAIKNYLGGATGLFLVPVFHTYDSLAHLAIYSEVSEAEQQSIHQRVIANQEKIKKWAGHIPANHLHKYYLVEAERHRVLGKKVEAVESYDFAIALAQENQYLNEEALANELAARFYLGWGKERLAQDYLLNAYYAYSRWGAKAKVEDLERTYPQLLAPILQQEKIQMMGDVTINPTDNSTLNLNYVTSTTSASSGVSVALDLATLLKASQTLSSEIQLEKLLGTLLNVVIENAGADKCVLLLLEKQRLLIEGITTVGKSSTVMQSLPLEDSQDLPISLINNVKRTLQPTNIINVTTHPLLMGDAYIIREQPKSLLCTPIIHQGKLLGILYLENRLTTGVFTSDRVEILNLLCTQAAIALENARLYQQAQTYAQQLERSLAQQKTLFNVVTQMRESLNLEAIFCAVTQNIRPILNADRVGIYQFHLESGYEYGEFIAEDVLPEFPSALAIKIQDHCFGENYATLYKKGRFCAMADIQTDEVLDCHRAILEQFNIRAALVVPIMQDNELWGLLCIHQCNQPRHWQASEIQFAQQIAAQMGVALQQTDLLIKTRQQATQLEQTLQHLQQTQLQLVQNEKMSALGSLVAGVAHEINNPVGFIAGNLKPAQDYVQDLFGLINLYQEKLPNPGQDLEDEIKAIDLEYIREDLPKLIDSMKLGVNRIHEISTSLRTFSRSDKDYKVPFNLHDGIDSTILILKHRLKSHEHHPAIEVVRDYGNLPLVECFAGQLNQVFMNLLANAIDALEESHRQRNLANIQAIPHQIIIQTRLAEDGEQVLIRIADNGIGMTEEVKQRVFDYLFTTKSVGKGTGLGLAIAQQIVVERHGGTLKVDSVLGQGTEFAIMLPVAVKTD, translated from the coding sequence ATGACAATAGAACTAGATTGGACAATTGTAATGGAAGGATATCAAGTTGTTGAGCAACTTTACTTCAGTTCTAGGACTATTGTCTATCGGGGTATTCGAGATATAGACCTGCGACCTGTAATCATCAAATATCTAAAACGTGATTACCCATCCTTTAGCGAACTTTTGCAGTTTCGCAATCAGTACACAATCACTAAAAATCTTGATTTACCGGGTGTTGTTCAACCCTACAGTCTAGAAACCTATCGTAATAGCTATGCACTCGTGATGCAAGATTTTGGAGGCGTTTCACTTTGGGAATATACTAAAGTCCGACCACTAAAATTAAGTGAATTTCTCGCGATCGCAATTCATCTAGCTGATATTCTCAACGGACTCTATCAGCACCGAGTCATCCACAAAGATATCAAACCAGCCAATATTGTCATTCACCCAGAAACCAAACAAGTTAAACTAATTGACTTCAGCATCGCTTCTCTGCTGCCTAGAGAAACCCAAGAAATTAAAAATCTCCAGGTCTTAGAAGGTACTCTCGCTTATCTTTCTCCAGAACAAACTGGACGAATGAATCGGGGTATCGACTATCGCAGTGATTTTTACTCATTAGGGGTGACTTTTTTTGAATTACTTACGGGTCAACTGCCCTTCCAGTCGAACGATCCGATGGAACTGATTCACTGTCACATTGCTAAACAACCAGAAAAATTAACAAGCAGGAAGCAGGATCGCGCAGCAGGAGACAGGAGGGAAAAAGAAATTCCGCAGATGATTTCAGATATCGTGATGAAATTGATGGCGAAAAATGCTGAAGACCGCTATCAGAGTGCATTAGGACTGAAATATGATTTAGAAATTTGTTTGGCTCAACTCAAGGAAACGGGTAAGATTGAAAGTTTCCCAATTGCTCAACGGGATGTGTGCGATCGCTTCCTCATCCCAGAAAAACTTTATGGTCGTGAAACCGAAGTTGCTACCCTACTGCAAGCCTTTGATCGGATCAGTGGCGGTAGTAGAGAAATCATGTTAGTAGCGGGCTTCTCTGGTATCGGCAAAACAGCGATCGTTAACGAAGTCCATAAGCCGATTGTCCGACAGAGGGGTTATTTCATCAAAGGTAAATTCGACCAGTTTGGGCGTAATATTCCCTTTTCGGCCTTTGTGCTGGCATTACGAGACTTGATGGCGCAACTACTGACCGAAACAGATGCCCAACTGGAGCAATGGCAGACGAAAATTCTCTCGGCTTTGGGTGAAAACGGGCAGGTAATTATTGAGGTCATTCCTGAACTCGAACAGATTATTGGCAAGCAACCTCCTACGCCTGAACTCTCAGGAAGTGCAGCTCAAAATCGGTTTCATCTGCTATTCCAGAAGTTTATTCAGGTACTCACAACCCCAGAACATCCCCTAGTGATTTTTTTGGATGATTTGCAATGGGCTGATTCGGCTTCACTCGATCTCATGCAACTACTGATGAGTGACACAGAAACGGGCTATCTGTTGCTCATTGGTGCTTATCGAGATAATGAAGTCTCTCCTGGCCACCTCCTGATGCTAGCCCTGAGCGACATTGGCAAAACTGGAGCGGTAATTAACACGATCGCTCTAACTTCCCTAAAGCCATCCGACCTCAATCATTTGATTGCCGATACCTTTAGTTGTCCACCAGCGCTAGCAGCACCCTTGACAGAATTGGTATATCGGAAAACTAAGGGCAATCCCTTTTTCGTCACCCAGTTACTCAAAGCATTGTATGAAGAAGGATGGATTACCTTTGATGTTGAAAAGGGATATTGGCAAGTTGATATTGCTCAAATTCAAGAACTGACGCTTACCGATGATGTTGTCGAGTTTATGGCGCATCAAATCCAGAAGTTGCCTACTTCCACCCAATGTGTCTTAAAACTAGCTGCCTGTATTGGTAACTCTTTTGACCTGGCAACCTTGGCAATTGTCTATGAAAAATCCCCAGATGAGACTGCTGTATACTTATGGAAAGCACTGCAAGAGGGTTTAATTTTACCAACTAGTGAGATTTATAAGTTTTTCCAGAACTCTGGGAATGGTAATGAATCATACCAATTACCAATGGATAATGAGCAATTACCCAATTACAAATTTCTACACGATCGCGTCCAACAAGCTGCCTATTCTCTGATTCCAGAGGAGCAAAAACAAGCAACTCACCTCAAAATTGGGCAACTACTGTTAAAGAATACAACCCTGGCGCAGCAAGACGAAAAGCTGTTTGAAATTGTCAACCAATTTAATATTGGCAAAAATCTAATTAGTGAGCGATCGCAGCAAACCGAACTTGCTCAACTCAATCTACAAGCCGGCAGAAAAGCTAGAGCCGCAACTGCTTACACAGCAGCCTTTGAATATCTTTGCACAGGCATTGCCTTACTGGCAGAGGAACGCTGGCAAACACAATATCAGTTAACTTTGGCACTTTATGAAGGTGCTGCTGAAGCTGCTTATTTGAGTGGCAATCTAGAGCAGATGCCACAATTTGCGGCAGTCATTTTAGAACACGCCAGCACCCTGTTGGATACCGTAAAAGTCTATGAAATCAAGATTCAAGCGGCTCAAGCCCAACATCAATTTCTAGAGGCGGTGCAAATTGCCCTGGAGATTTTGCAGTGTCTCGGAATCAGTTTTCCTCAGGAACCGAACGAATCAGATATTGCCCAGGCGTGTGCAGCAACTAACTCCATTTTGGCAGGTAGACAGCCGTTAGATTTAATTACTCTACCCCAGATGACAGAGCCGGACAAGATTGCCGCCATCAGAATTTTGACAAATGTCTCTTCTTCTGCTTATGTGGTCGCGCCATCTCTTTTACCATTTATTATTCTTGAGCAGGTGAATTTATCGATTCAATATGGCAATATCTCATACTCTGCAAATGGTTATGCCTACTACGGACTGATGTTATGTGGAGTAATTGGAGACATTGAGCCTGGCTATCAGTTTGCACAACTGGCGTACTTGTTGCTTGAACGGTTGAATGCCAAAGAAATGAAAGCTAGAACCTATGTTGGAGTTCAGTGTAGCGTATGGCACTGGAAGCAACCGCTTCAGAATACCTTAGCGTTTCTCAGAGAAGGCTATCAAAGTGGATTGGAAACAGGAGATTTAGAATCGGCTACCATTTGTGCATTTGTTTACGTTATGCACTCTTGGTTTGTTGGCAAAGAACTAGGCGATCTCAGCCAGGAAAGTATTGCTTTCCGCAGTCAACTGACTCACCTCAAACAGGAAGGACTTCTCAGCCATCTAACTATTTTTCAGCAAGCGATTTTGAATTTAATCGGCGATGCTTCGGAAGCATGGCAACTGATTGGTAATGCCTTCGATCAAGAGGAAATGTTGCCAATCCTCCAGCGATCGGGCGATCAGACGGCGCTATGCTATTTCTATGTTAGCAAACTAGTTCTTGGCTATACATTTGGCAAATTTGAGCTAGCAGTTGAAGCTGCGATCGCCATCAAAAACTACTTGGGTGGTGCTACAGGCTTATTCCTAGTTCCAGTTTTCCACACTTATGACTCTCTAGCACATTTAGCTATCTATTCTGAAGTTTCTGAAGCCGAACAACAATCCATCCACCAACGGGTAATTGCTAACCAGGAAAAAATCAAAAAGTGGGCTGGCCATATTCCAGCCAATCATTTACACAAGTATTATTTAGTGGAAGCAGAACGGCATCGCGTTTTGGGCAAGAAAGTTGAGGCAGTTGAATCTTATGATTTTGCCATTGCTTTAGCTCAGGAAAATCAATACCTGAATGAAGAAGCTTTAGCCAACGAACTCGCGGCACGATTTTACTTGGGATGGGGCAAAGAGCGACTTGCTCAAGATTATTTACTCAATGCCTACTATGCATACTCTCGTTGGGGAGCAAAAGCCAAGGTTGAAGATTTAGAACGAACTTATCCGCAGCTTTTAGCCCCCATTTTGCAACAAGAAAAAATACAAATGATGGGTGATGTTACAATTAATCCCACTGATAACAGCACTTTAAACTTAAATTATGTCACCTCCACGACATCTGCTAGTAGTGGTGTGTCAGTTGCATTAGATTTAGCAACACTCCTAAAAGCTTCCCAGACACTCTCTAGTGAAATTCAGCTGGAAAAACTGCTTGGGACATTGCTGAATGTCGTAATTGAAAATGCTGGAGCAGATAAATGTGTTTTACTACTACTCGAAAAACAAAGATTGCTAATTGAGGGAATTACTACAGTTGGAAAGTCATCAACAGTCATGCAATCGCTGCCTCTAGAAGACTCACAAGATTTACCTATTTCACTGATCAATAACGTTAAACGCACCTTACAACCCACGAATATTATCAATGTAACTACCCATCCTTTATTAATGGGTGATGCCTACATTATTCGCGAACAACCCAAAAGTTTGTTGTGTACACCGATTATTCATCAAGGCAAACTGCTGGGAATTTTGTATTTAGAGAATAGACTAACCACTGGAGTATTTACAAGCGATCGCGTCGAAATTCTGAATCTGCTTTGCACTCAAGCCGCGATCGCCCTGGAAAATGCCCGCCTTTATCAGCAAGCGCAGACTTATGCTCAACAATTAGAGCGATCGCTCGCCCAACAGAAGACCTTATTTAATGTTGTCACCCAGATGCGAGAATCTTTAAATTTGGAAGCTATATTCTGTGCTGTCACCCAGAATATTCGTCCCATTCTCAACGCCGATCGGGTGGGAATCTATCAGTTTCATCTCGAATCAGGGTATGAATATGGCGAATTTATTGCCGAAGATGTACTACCTGAATTTCCTTCGGCTTTGGCGATCAAAATTCAAGATCATTGCTTTGGCGAAAACTACGCAACCTTATATAAAAAAGGGCGCTTCTGTGCAATGGCAGATATCCAAACAGATGAAGTCCTAGATTGCCATCGGGCGATTTTGGAGCAATTCAATATCAGGGCCGCGCTGGTTGTGCCAATTATGCAAGATAACGAACTTTGGGGACTACTCTGTATTCACCAATGCAATCAACCTCGTCACTGGCAAGCCTCCGAGATTCAATTTGCCCAACAAATTGCAGCTCAAATGGGGGTTGCACTCCAGCAAACAGATTTACTGATCAAAACTCGTCAACAGGCAACCCAACTAGAACAAACACTACAGCATCTTCAACAAACCCAACTTCAGTTAGTCCAAAATGAGAAGATGTCAGCACTGGGGAGCCTCGTTGCTGGAGTTGCCCATGAAATTAACAATCCCGTTGGCTTTATTGCAGGCAACCTCAAACCCGCTCAAGATTATGTGCAAGACTTGTTTGGGCTAATTAACTTATATCAAGAAAAGTTACCCAATCCCGGACAGGATTTGGAAGATGAAATCAAGGCAATTGATTTGGAGTATATACGAGAAGATTTACCCAAATTAATCGACTCAATGAAGCTAGGAGTCAATCGCATCCATGAGATTAGTACCAGCCTCCGCACTTTTTCTAGGTCTGATAAGGATTACAAAGTACCTTTCAACCTACACGATGGCATAGATAGTACCATCTTAATTCTGAAACATCGCTTAAAATCTCATGAACATCATCCGGCAATTGAGGTGGTGAGGGATTATGGCAATTTACCTCTCGTAGAATGTTTTGCAGGCCAGCTAAACCAGGTATTTATGAATCTGCTAGCAAATGCGATCGATGCACTAGAAGAGTCGCATCGGCAGCGCAATTTAGCAAATATTCAAGCAATCCCCCATCAGATTATAATTCAAACTCGTCTCGCTGAAGATGGAGAGCAAGTTTTGATTCGGATTGCAGACAATGGGATCGGAATGACTGAAGAAGTGAAGCAACGCGTATTTGATTACCTGTTCACCACCAAATCCGTAGGTAAAGGAACAGGGTTAGGATTAGCGATCGCTCAACAAATTGTCGTTGAGCGACATGGGGGAACGCTCAAGGTAGATTCTGTTCTCGGACAAGGAACAGAGTTTGCCATCATGCTTCCGGTTGCGGTTAAAACTGACTGA
- a CDS encoding transposase — translation MAYSTDLTDTEWEIFDPLLQKILPTKKQTRPSNWTKREIFNGILYQLKNGCNWQDLPKDFPPYSTVYWHYKQWRAAGVFEELMSVLHEQVREQVKKNRTGRH, via the coding sequence ATGGCGTATTCCACCGACCTCACTGATACAGAATGGGAAATATTTGACCCCTTATTGCAAAAAATATTACCGACTAAGAAGCAGACTCGACCGAGCAACTGGACAAAGCGAGAGATATTCAATGGAATTCTCTATCAACTGAAAAATGGGTGCAATTGGCAAGACCTACCCAAAGACTTCCCCCCTTATTCCACCGTCTATTGGCACTACAAACAGTGGCGAGCCGCTGGGGTATTCGAGGAACTAATGAGTGTCTTACATGAACAAGTGCGTGAACAAGTAAAAAAAAACCGCACTGGACGACATTGA